The Nostoc sp. NIES-3756 DNA window TTAATAAATTTCCACGGCTTCTCGATGATGGTCAACGATATTGAGTATATCAGGCAAGCTGAAGCTACTCGTGTACAGGTACTAAGCGAGGCACTACCTTATATTCAACAATTTGCCGGGCGCACCGTTGTTGTTAAATATGGTGGTGCGGCAATGAAAGATAGCAAGCTTAAAGACCAAGTGATCCGCGATATTGTGTTTTTGTCTTGCGTTGGGTTGCGACCAATCTTAGTACACGGCGGCGGCCCAGAAATTAACAGTTGGTTAGATAAGTTAGGCATCGAACCACAATTTAAAAATGGTCTGCGAGTTACCGATGCGCCCACAATGGATGTAGTAGAGATGGTGTTAGTGGGTCGAGTGAATAAAGAAATTGTCTCTTTAATTAACCAAGCTGGCGGGTTGGCGGTGGGGCTTTGTGGTAAAGATGGTAACTTAATTACTGCTCGTCCTCAAGGTCAAGAGGGTATCGGCTTCGTCGGGGAAGTAAGTAACGTTAATATCAAAATTTTGGAAACCTTAGCGAGTAACGGTTATATTCCCGTTGTCTCTAGCGTTGCTGCCGACGACTCAGGACAAGCTTATAATATCAACGCCGATACTGTAGCGGGTGAAATTGCGGCTGCTTTGGGTGCAGAAAAATTGATTTTATTAACGGATACCAGAGGTATTTTAAAAGATTACAAAGACCCTGGCACCCTAATTCCTAAAGTAGATATTCGGGAAGCCCGGGAATTGATCGCTAGCGGTATCGTTAGCGGTGGCATGATCCCCAAAGTAACATGTTGTGTGCGATCGCTTGCCCAAGGAGTAAAAGCCGCACACATCATTGATGGCCGCCTTCCCCACGCTTTGTTACTAGAAATCTTTACTGATGTTGGGATTGGAACAATGATTCTTGGTTCTCAGTATAGTTAAGTTATGAGGGAATGGGGGATGAGGGAGATGACGAAGATGAGGGAGATGAGGGAGATGAGGGAGAGAAGGTACACAAAGCAAATAAAGTAAATAAAAATTCTTCCCCACTTCCCCTACTCCCCCCACTCTCCCTACTTCCTCATCTCTCTCTACTCTCTACTCCCCACTCCCTGTTTCCAAAACAATGCTGATTAGTGAGTAAAAAGTGACTACAGAAAGTTTAGAACTGGCTAGAACTCGATATCAAGCAGGCAAGGCTGCTTTTGAAAGTGGACAATATCGAGAAGCAGTAGAAAATCTAGAAAAAGCTAGGGCTTTGTTGGCGCGGAATACTCGCCTTGGGGGTGAGGTGGAACTTTGGTTAGTGACAGCCTATGAAGCAGCCGGACGCACAGAAGATGCGATCGCACTTTGTCAACAACTACGTCGTCATCCCCATTCAGAAACTAGCCAGCAAGCCCGTCGTTTGCTTTACATTCTACAAGCGCCAAGGCTGAAAAGACCTAGTAATTGGATGACGGAGATTCCCGATTTAGGCGCATTGTCTGATAATGAGTCCAAAGTTCGGATCACAGCCAAGCCACGTAAACCCAGTGAACCCAAACCACCTGCTGAACCAGAATTTGTTGATCTGTCCCAAGTCAATACTAAAGATAATCGCTTTATTTGGTTGGCTTTAATTGTGATTGGATTAACTATCTCCTATTTGGTTTGGTTGGGTTTTTAGGAGGCAGTGGTTCGACTACGCTCACCAACCAGGCAGGAGGGAAAGGATAATAACTAATGACTAATGACCAATGACTAATGACATTGAGGAGAATATATTTAATGAGTTATGGTAATTTCGGTAAAGTTTTTAAGAGATTGATTCAAAGTTTTCAGTTTATTTTATCAAAATTAACTGAGAGAAACAAAATTAGGAAACCCATCTTTTTATTAGTGGCAGTAGTCTCATTATTATTGTCTGGCTGTGTTGAATATGATGTAGGTGTTAATTTTAATAACTCTAATAGTGGACAACTGGTGCAGCATATCAAATTAGGTGAACAGCTTACCAGTTTTAGCGGTGATTATGTCTACGAATGGTTAAATAGTATAGAGCGCCGCGCACGTAAACTAGAAGGTACAGCTAAACGAATTTCTAGAGAAGAAGTTGTTGTCACAATTCCCTTTAGTAATGGGAGAGAATTACAAACAAAGTTTAATGAGTTTTTTAATTCTGGTAGGCAACAAACAACAGAAACTGGTGCAGCAGGGAACTCGGAATTACCTAAAATTGAATCTAACTTACTCGTAGTACAGAATAACTTTCTGTTAGTAGAAAGAAATGAATTGATTTTTGATTTAGACTTGCGATCGCTCTCTTTAATTGCTAGCAGAGGTAATGTTTTAGCCGATGCTGGTGCTATTCTCGATTTGGAATTTGGTGTAAAAACACCTTGGGGAGCAAAAAACATTCAAAGAGTAGAAACCGCACCTCAACCAGAAAATAAAGGCGGACAACTAGTTTGGCAACTACAACCCGGTGAACTCAACCATATAGAAGTAGTCTTCTGGCTACCCAGTCCTTTAGGCATCGGTGCTTTGTTAATCACTCTATTCGTCTTGGGCGGAATATATCTCAGATATACATTTATGCCCAATCCCCAACTTCAACTTGCGACTAAACCCTCGGTAACAGAGTAGGGACTGGGCTGATCAGTTAACTGATAACTTTTAACTGTTAACTGATTAAGGTGATAGTCGCTGAATTTTCCAGCTACCATCCACATAAGTATAAAGCAGGCGATCGTGTAGGCGGCTAGAGCGTCCTTGCCAAAACTCGATTTCTGTGGGGATCACTCGCAAGCCTCCCCAATGCTGGGGTCTGGGAATCTC harbors:
- the argB gene encoding acetylglutamate kinase encodes the protein MMVNDIEYIRQAEATRVQVLSEALPYIQQFAGRTVVVKYGGAAMKDSKLKDQVIRDIVFLSCVGLRPILVHGGGPEINSWLDKLGIEPQFKNGLRVTDAPTMDVVEMVLVGRVNKEIVSLINQAGGLAVGLCGKDGNLITARPQGQEGIGFVGEVSNVNIKILETLASNGYIPVVSSVAADDSGQAYNINADTVAGEIAAALGAEKLILLTDTRGILKDYKDPGTLIPKVDIREARELIASGIVSGGMIPKVTCCVRSLAQGVKAAHIIDGRLPHALLLEIFTDVGIGTMILGSQYS
- a CDS encoding DUF3153 domain-containing protein — protein: MSYGNFGKVFKRLIQSFQFILSKLTERNKIRKPIFLLVAVVSLLLSGCVEYDVGVNFNNSNSGQLVQHIKLGEQLTSFSGDYVYEWLNSIERRARKLEGTAKRISREEVVVTIPFSNGRELQTKFNEFFNSGRQQTTETGAAGNSELPKIESNLLVVQNNFLLVERNELIFDLDLRSLSLIASRGNVLADAGAILDLEFGVKTPWGAKNIQRVETAPQPENKGGQLVWQLQPGELNHIEVVFWLPSPLGIGALLITLFVLGGIYLRYTFMPNPQLQLATKPSVTE
- a CDS encoding tetratricopeptide repeat protein, which produces MTTESLELARTRYQAGKAAFESGQYREAVENLEKARALLARNTRLGGEVELWLVTAYEAAGRTEDAIALCQQLRRHPHSETSQQARRLLYILQAPRLKRPSNWMTEIPDLGALSDNESKVRITAKPRKPSEPKPPAEPEFVDLSQVNTKDNRFIWLALIVIGLTISYLVWLGF